In Labrus bergylta chromosome 11, fLabBer1.1, whole genome shotgun sequence, one genomic interval encodes:
- the alp3 gene encoding alkaline phosphatase, tissue-nonspecific isozyme: MEVKRAAISALLVLVAFGSCHAKVEEENPEFWRSQARQTLQSALDRKLNTNVAKNILFFLGDGMGITTYTAARILKGQLQNQTGEETVMTMDTFPHVGLAKTYSVDFQIADSAATATAYLCGVKTNLNVIGVNAAARNGICKTQKGNEVTSILKWAKDAGKSVGIVTTTRVQHATPATSYAHSASRKWYSDADVPAGAKKDGCTDISSQLLNNTDIDVIIGGGRKYMTPQYTKDPEYPADFSSRGKRRDGRNLIEEWKNMKREKVARYVWNKNDFDAVDPETTDYLMALFEPGDLRYEAERDPRMDPSIIETTEKAIRILQKNPKGFFLLVEGGRIDQAHHDGRAYMALHETVALDNAIAKGLELTKEQETLTIVMADHSHPFTLNGFPFRGQSILGKSPLWGSDFLPYTTLMYGNGPGHKIRNGTRPDIRNVNTKSKDYVQLSAAPTESTTHSGEDVAVLARGPMAHLFQGVNEQNYIAHAMGYAACVGADMRHCQSTVNHDLNGAGAVARSSAALLGGLLSVLLTLTLLM; the protein is encoded by the exons ATGGAGGTGAAAAGAGCGGCGATCTCGGCTCTACTTGTGCTGGTGGCGTTTGGATCGTGTCACGCCAAAG TTGAGGAGGAGAACCCCGAGTTCTGGAGGTCTCAGGCCCGACAGACTCTGCAGTCAGCGTTGGACCGTAAACTCAACACCAATGTGGCCAAGAACATCCTGTTTTTCCTCGGCGATG GTATGGGAATCACAACCTACACAGCGGCTCGTATCCTCAAGGGACAGCTTCAGAAccagacaggagaggagacagtgaTGACCATGGACACCTTCCCTCACGTGGGACTAGCAAAG acctACAGTGTGGACTTCCAGATTGCAGACAGCGCAGCCACAGCCACAGCGTACCTGTGTGGAGTGAAAACCAACCTGAACGTCATCGGTGTGAACGCTGCGGCTCGCAACGGCATCTGCAAGACTCAGAAGGGCAACGAGGTCACATCCATCCTGAAGTGGGCCAAAGACGCTG GCAAGTCTGTCGGCATTGTGACGACCACACGGGTGCAACACGCCACCCCCGCAACCAGCTACGCCCACAGCGCCAGCAGGAAGTGGTACAGTGACGCCGACGTGCCTGCAGGTGCCAAGAAGGATGGCTGCACTGACATCTCCTCCCAGCTCctcaacaacacagacataGAT gtgATCATTGGCGGGGGTAGAAAGTACATGACCCCTCAGTACACCAAGGACCCAGAATACCCTGCAGATTTCTCCTCCAGGGGCAAAAGAAGAGATGGACGCAACCTCATTGAAGAGTGGAAGAACATGAAACGAGAAAAG GTCGCCCGCTACGTGTGGAATAAAAACGATTTTGATGCTGTCGACCCTGAAACTACGGACTACCTCATGG CTCTGTTTGAACCAGGTGATCTGCGCTACGAGGCGGAGAGGGATCCAAGAATGGACCCATCCATCATTGAGACTACAGAAAAGGCCATCCGCATCCTCCAGAAAAACCCTAAAGGCTTCTTCCTATTAGTGGAGG GTGGCCGTATTGACCAGGCTCATCATGATGGCAGAGCGTACATGGCGCTCCACGAGACGGTTGCATTGGACAACGCCATCGCCAAAGGCCTCGAACTCACCAAGGAGCAGGAAACGCTCACCATAGTGATGGCTGACCACTCGCACCCTTTTACCCTCAATGGATTCCCATTTAGAGGGCAGAGCATTCTGG GTAAATCTCCGTTGTGGGGATCAGACTTTTTGCCGTACACAACACTGATGTATGGAAACGGACCAGGGCACAAAATCCGAAACGGGACTCGTCCAGACATCCGCAATGTCAACACTA AATCTAAAGACTACGTCCAGTTGTCTGCCGCCCCCACAGAGTCGACCACCCACAGCGGAGAAGATGTAGCAGTGCTCGCCCGGGGACCCATGGCCCACCTCTTCCAGGGCGTCAACGAGCAGAACTACATCGCCCATGCCATGGGCTACGCCGCCTGTGTGGGCGCCGACATGAGGCACTGCCAATCAACCGTCAACCATGACCTAAACGGAGCCGGGGCGGTGGCTCGTAGCTCAGCTGCTCTGCTTGGTGGCCTCCTCAGTGTGTTGCTAACACTTACCCTGCTGATGTAA